A single Marinitoga aeolica DNA region contains:
- a CDS encoding DEAD/DEAH box helicase, producing the protein MVKLEKFRELGLSEGTLKALKKKGFEEPTPIQEKVIPLLLAQDVDIIGQAQTGTGKTAAFGLPLIEKLKPSKKVKAIILTPTRELAVQVAEEINSLKGSNKLNVLPIYGGQSIENQISRLKKGVDIVVGTPGRVLDHIRRRTLNLSYVKYFILDEADEMLDMGFIDDVEEILSNAPADRQILLFSATMPSRIISLAKKHMKNYKIISVKPEQLTTELTEQIYFEVSEQDKFEALCRIIDIEPEFYGLVFCRTKVDVDTVSNRLIDRGYNAEALHGDLSQYQRERILKKFKSKRANILVATDVAARGIDINDLTHVINYSLPQNPESYVHRIGRTGRAGKEGTAITFVTPEEYRKLLFIKRISKSNIKKMPIPKVKDVIETKKLRIKNEINSILEHGTYENYMSLAKEMLEDHDPQEVMAAVLKYAFQDELDERNYREIKEVSSVDKKGKTRLFVALGRDDDLTIEKLKNMIKEYTNIQNIYLKDVRILDKFSFMTVPFEEAEIILQAFKKKKRGRKPIISKAKEKKRKAD; encoded by the coding sequence ATGGTAAAATTAGAAAAGTTTAGAGAGTTAGGTTTATCAGAAGGGACATTAAAAGCATTGAAAAAGAAAGGTTTTGAAGAGCCGACACCGATACAGGAAAAAGTTATACCATTATTATTGGCTCAAGATGTTGATATTATTGGACAAGCACAAACAGGAACAGGTAAAACTGCTGCATTTGGACTGCCTTTAATTGAAAAATTAAAACCTTCAAAGAAAGTAAAAGCTATAATCTTAACGCCAACAAGAGAATTAGCAGTACAGGTTGCTGAAGAAATAAATTCTTTAAAAGGTAGCAATAAATTAAATGTTTTACCTATATATGGTGGGCAATCCATAGAAAACCAAATTAGCAGATTAAAAAAAGGTGTAGATATTGTTGTAGGAACACCAGGTAGGGTTTTAGATCATATAAGAAGAAGAACACTAAATTTAAGTTATGTAAAGTATTTTATTCTTGATGAAGCTGATGAAATGTTGGACATGGGTTTTATAGATGATGTTGAAGAAATATTATCAAATGCTCCAGCTGATAGGCAAATCTTATTATTTTCAGCAACAATGCCTTCAAGAATTATATCTTTAGCTAAAAAACATATGAAAAATTATAAAATTATTTCTGTAAAACCAGAGCAATTAACAACAGAATTAACAGAGCAAATATATTTTGAAGTTTCAGAACAGGATAAATTTGAGGCATTATGTAGAATTATAGACATTGAACCGGAATTCTATGGCCTTGTATTCTGTAGAACTAAAGTAGATGTAGATACAGTATCTAATAGGTTAATTGATAGAGGATATAATGCAGAAGCATTACATGGAGATTTATCTCAATATCAAAGAGAAAGAATATTAAAAAAATTCAAATCAAAAAGAGCAAATATATTGGTAGCTACAGATGTTGCAGCAAGAGGTATAGATATTAATGATTTGACTCATGTTATCAATTATTCTTTACCTCAAAATCCAGAATCCTATGTTCATAGAATTGGAAGAACTGGCAGGGCTGGAAAAGAAGGAACAGCTATAACTTTTGTAACACCTGAAGAATATAGAAAATTATTGTTTATTAAACGAATTTCAAAAAGCAATATTAAAAAAATGCCTATACCAAAGGTTAAAGATGTTATAGAAACCAAGAAATTAAGGATAAAAAATGAAATAAATAGTATTTTAGAACATGGAACATATGAAAATTATATGTCTTTAGCAAAAGAAATGCTTGAGGATCATGACCCTCAGGAAGTAATGGCAGCAGTATTAAAATACGCATTTCAAGATGAACTTGATGAAAGAAATTACAGGGAAATTAAAGAGGTTTCTTCTGTTGATAAAAAAGGAAAAACAAGATTATTTGTTGCGTTAGGAAGAGATGATGATTTAACAATAGAAAAATTAAAGAATATGATAAAAGAATATACAAATATCCAAAATATATATTTAAAAGACGTTAGAATACTTGATAAATTCTCATTTATGACTGTACCATTTGAAGAAGCAGAAATAATTTTACAGGCATTTAAAAAGAAAAAGAGAGGCAGAAAGCCTATAATATCAAAAGCAAAAGAAAAAAAGAGAAAGGCGGACTAA
- a CDS encoding FKBP-type peptidyl-prolyl cis-trans isomerase has translation MKVQKGSVVKLHYKGTLNDGTVFDSSEGREPLEFTAGAGQVIPGFDKAVMDMEVGEKKTFTIPAAEAYGDYSEDKVFELPRQSFPPNINEALGQTVQLGDQSGNVFLAKILEVTDETVKMDTNHPLAGKDLTFEIEIVEIN, from the coding sequence ATGAAAGTACAAAAAGGAAGTGTAGTGAAATTACATTACAAAGGAACATTAAATGATGGAACTGTATTTGACTCATCAGAAGGAAGAGAACCATTAGAATTTACTGCAGGCGCAGGGCAGGTAATTCCAGGTTTTGATAAAGCAGTTATGGATATGGAAGTTGGAGAAAAAAAGACGTTCACAATTCCAGCTGCAGAAGCATATGGTGATTACTCAGAAGACAAAGTTTTTGAATTGCCAAGACAAAGCTTTCCACCAAACATCAACGAAGCTTTAGGTCAAACAGTACAATTAGGCGATCAGTCAGGAAATGTATTTTTAGCTAAAATTTTAGAAGTTACAGATGAAACAGTAAAAATGGATACTAATCATCCATTAGCTGGAAAAGACTTAACTTTTGAAATTGAAATTGTAGAAATTAATTAA
- a CDS encoding peptidase U32 family protein, which yields MKKVELLSPAGNMEKLKMVFRYGADAAYLGGKFFNLRALAGNFSNEEIIEAVKYAHSLGKKIYVTLNIIAHNNEIEKVADYAKFLESAGVDAVIVADLGIFKVVRDNTNLEINVSTQASNTNWMSVKVWKEMGAKRIILARELSLKEIREIREKVPDVELEVFIHGAMCMSISGRCLLSNYLTGRDANRGACAQPCRWKYHLVEENRPGEYYPIYEDERGTFIMNSRDLCTIEFIDQILDTGIDSLKIEGRMKGIYYGAMVTKVYREAIDRYYEGNFKYDPKWMDMLNSVSNRKYTKGFFFGNPGSEGQNYDSSSYNKTHDIVAKVIGKSKDNKSVLEIRSKVNVGDEIEIIKPKGDPIKVVMPEMIKMRKGQEEGKIETANPNVIVKVDLDLEEMDILRKKIN from the coding sequence ATGAAAAAAGTTGAGTTGCTTTCCCCTGCTGGTAATATGGAAAAATTAAAAATGGTTTTCCGCTATGGTGCTGACGCAGCTTACCTTGGCGGAAAATTTTTCAATTTAAGAGCATTAGCAGGGAATTTTTCAAATGAAGAGATTATAGAAGCAGTAAAATATGCACATTCTTTAGGAAAAAAAATATATGTTACATTAAATATAATTGCTCATAACAACGAAATAGAAAAGGTTGCAGATTATGCAAAATTTCTTGAATCTGCTGGCGTTGATGCTGTAATTGTAGCAGATTTAGGTATATTCAAAGTTGTTAGAGATAATACTAATTTAGAGATAAATGTGAGTACCCAGGCAAGTAATACAAATTGGATGAGTGTTAAAGTATGGAAAGAAATGGGAGCTAAAAGAATTATTTTAGCGAGAGAGCTTTCATTGAAAGAAATTAGAGAAATTAGAGAAAAAGTTCCAGATGTTGAACTTGAAGTGTTCATACATGGCGCAATGTGTATGTCTATATCTGGAAGATGTTTATTAAGTAATTATTTAACAGGTAGAGATGCAAATAGAGGCGCATGTGCTCAACCATGTAGATGGAAATATCATCTGGTTGAAGAAAATAGGCCTGGGGAATATTACCCGATTTATGAAGATGAACGTGGCACGTTTATAATGAATTCACGCGATTTGTGTACAATAGAATTTATAGATCAGATTTTAGACACAGGTATTGATAGTCTAAAAATAGAAGGTAGAATGAAGGGTATATATTATGGTGCAATGGTAACTAAAGTATACAGAGAAGCTATAGATAGATATTATGAAGGAAACTTTAAATATGATCCTAAATGGATGGATATGTTAAATTCTGTAAGCAATAGAAAATACACAAAAGGATTCTTTTTTGGAAATCCTGGTTCAGAAGGTCAAAATTATGATTCATCATCATATAATAAAACTCATGACATAGTAGCAAAAGTTATTGGAAAGTCTAAAGATAATAAAAGTGTTCTTGAAATTAGAAGTAAAGTAAATGTAGGCGATGAAATTGAGATTATAAAACCAAAAGGAGATCCTATTAAAGTGGTTATGCCAGAAATGATTAAAATGAGAAAAGGGCAAGAAGAAGGCAAAATAGAAACAGCAAATCCAAACGTAATTGTTAAAGTGGATCTTGATTTAGAAGAAATGGATATATTGAGGAAAAAGATAAACTAA